The proteins below are encoded in one region of Candidatus Culexarchaeum yellowstonense:
- a CDS encoding ABC transporter ATP-binding protein, translated as MEVMLEVKDLTKKFGEFRAVDNVSMIVEKGRITLLVGPNGSGKTTLLNCIVGVYKPEYGKVIYGNVDITGRKPHERVKMGLVPTFQIPSPLYKLTVLENLLLAYQSNPGESIFKCIFKNSWIRSESEALDKAFRILDLLELSDSYDKLAFTLSGGQLKLLEIGRALMADPKMIVMDEPAGSVNPVLAHKIFQNLRKIKDELGVTLLIVEHRLDVALDYVDYVYAMHMGRIISQGSPEKVFNDEKVIEAYLGGVA; from the coding sequence ATGGAAGTTATGCTTGAAGTTAAAGATTTAACCAAGAAGTTTGGGGAGTTTAGAGCCGTTGACAATGTATCTATGATTGTTGAGAAGGGGAGGATAACATTACTAGTAGGCCCAAATGGTAGTGGTAAAACGACACTACTCAACTGCATTGTTGGAGTTTATAAGCCTGAATATGGCAAGGTGATATATGGTAATGTTGATATTACTGGGAGGAAGCCTCATGAGAGGGTTAAGATGGGTTTAGTTCCAACATTTCAAATACCTTCTCCACTATACAAGTTAACTGTCCTGGAGAATCTATTATTGGCATATCAGAGTAATCCTGGTGAGAGCATTTTTAAATGCATTTTCAAGAATTCTTGGATTAGAAGTGAAAGTGAAGCTTTGGATAAAGCTTTTAGGATTCTTGACCTACTCGAACTTTCAGATTCTTATGATAAACTTGCTTTCACATTGAGCGGTGGTCAATTGAAACTTCTTGAGATTGGTAGGGCTTTAATGGCTGATCCAAAGATGATAGTTATGGATGAACCTGCTGGGAGTGTGAATCCAGTTTTAGCCCATAAAATATTCCAGAATTTAAGGAAGATTAAAGATGAGCTTGGAGTAACCTTACTAATTGTTGAACATAGGCTAGATGTAGCTTTGGATTATGTGGATTATGTTTATGCAATGCATATGGGTAGAATAATTTCACAAGGTAGTCCTGAGAAAGTATTTAACGATGAAAAAGTTATTGAAGCTTATCTTGGTGGTGTTGCATGA